The Acetivibrio cellulolyticus CD2 genome has a segment encoding these proteins:
- a CDS encoding bifunctional diguanylate cyclase/phosphohydrolase, with product MAFLAVYIAFRFGSVGIAISLLFSIKDIISLFLIYFESRQNTIFVAFCFIFFKIFMIIIIGSISLKQEKQRRELKRLAITDELTGVFNQRHFYNVLDTEIKNSTKNNNSIGLLLVDIDNFRMYNDLYGRHFGDNLLINTASILTKIIGDESKIYRFGGDEFALLIINKDLKSLESIAKDIYASYSKLKTEYFNDGISNNITFSIGLSEYPNISDSIETLVSHANMALYQAKNMGEDKVNFYQDIMMQIRENINSDQQQLVGIFKGLLSTIVAKDKYTFGHCERVSSYAVMIGEAMGLDINTIQTLLHAGLLHDIGKIELPKSILNKIGRLSDEEFEMVRLHPVHSAIILEPLAGIDNNIIDYVKHHHERYDGTGYPDGLKGEEISLGARILCIADSFDAMVSERPYRKSMSIEQAFRELEKCFGAQFDPKIAGLFISTMRNRMSIKYNYKVHNNIIISKNPI from the coding sequence ATGGCATTTCTTGCTGTATATATTGCTTTTCGTTTTGGTTCTGTAGGTATTGCTATTTCTCTACTATTCTCTATAAAAGATATTATTTCTCTATTTCTCATTTACTTTGAAAGCCGTCAGAATACCATTTTTGTAGCCTTTTGTTTCATATTTTTTAAGATATTCATGATTATTATTATAGGATCAATCTCTCTAAAACAGGAAAAACAAAGGAGAGAACTGAAAAGGCTTGCAATTACTGATGAACTTACCGGCGTATTTAACCAGAGACATTTTTATAATGTTTTAGATACTGAAATTAAAAATTCAACCAAAAATAATAATTCAATCGGATTGCTTTTGGTAGATATTGATAATTTCAGAATGTACAATGATTTATATGGTCGCCATTTTGGAGATAACCTATTAATAAATACTGCATCAATATTAACAAAAATTATTGGTGATGAAAGTAAAATATATAGATTTGGCGGCGATGAATTTGCATTGTTGATAATAAACAAAGACTTAAAATCTTTAGAATCTATTGCCAAGGACATTTATGCAAGTTATTCAAAATTAAAAACCGAGTATTTTAATGATGGCATTTCAAATAACATAACATTTTCCATTGGATTATCAGAATATCCAAACATTTCAGACAGTATAGAAACGCTGGTATCTCACGCAAATATGGCTCTGTATCAGGCAAAAAATATGGGTGAAGATAAAGTCAACTTTTATCAGGACATTATGATGCAAATACGTGAAAATATTAACTCTGATCAACAGCAACTGGTTGGAATATTTAAAGGTCTGCTCAGTACCATAGTTGCAAAAGATAAATATACATTTGGTCATTGTGAACGGGTATCTTCATATGCTGTTATGATAGGTGAAGCCATGGGGCTAGACATTAATACAATACAAACCCTTTTACATGCAGGGTTATTACATGATATTGGTAAAATTGAATTGCCAAAGTCTATTCTCAATAAAATCGGCAGATTATCCGATGAAGAATTTGAAATGGTACGCCTTCATCCTGTTCATAGTGCAATTATTCTAGAGCCTTTAGCAGGTATTGATAATAATATTATCGATTATGTTAAACACCATCACGAAAGGTATGATGGTACTGGTTATCCGGATGGTCTTAAGGGAGAAGAAATCAGTCTTGGAGCACGAATATTATGTATAGCAGACTCTTTCGATGCCATGGTTTCTGAACGTCCATACAGAAAAAGCATGTCAATTGAACAAGCTTTCAGAGAATTGGAAAAATGCTTCGGCGCCCAGTTTGATCCTAAAATTGCTGGATTATTCATATCAACAATGCGAAATAGAATGTCTATAAAATATAACTATAAAGTCCACAACAACATTATTATTTCAAAAAATCCCATATGA
- a CDS encoding LamG-like jellyroll fold domain-containing protein encodes MKYLRSFKLLWIILATLAAIGITGTSSYAADTWEDMGVLKQVDSPLNAQYERVVWDSTKEAFDLYFSPPTSSYCFLKYLSFGVITQTGYDYKLVWSAKCVNGTSYIDGRSLPADGSYSQSYETYGTTLSWNGMSGTSVELKNVKLMRKKVHGDWEYQGEIKYNTNPVDTGYEKTKWDDVSQNFILSYDPPASGSYSFGRQLSFEGFKEEGYEYKLVWRAQKTASGNTLLDNRNLPLGSSNWSPEYETRGLVIPWSGIWHVPVNIDYVKLYVRKINPHTDANGYWEFNNGSGVDCSGNANNGTFTNTVSSTEPGVVGQGLLLDGNNTMIVPDSNNLHFGEVGSTINFWMKAPKLTENDYDEIVMSKFIRDSGKTNGFRMTRSNNGFRVDYGYNDTKFGQFAVNGIPADGSWHMYTFTFYKGSDNFYHFNCFCDAKLVIDSVNSDNFLNSVFNNTAPLKVGNIQSGILPGINGVIDELSIYSHSLSLSQINTMYINALGQNKTTYDDNTVLKLSYNKNTIDTSGKKNIVTTSDGTVPVYSPHNDLYKSGIDFNGKSYTKVKNASHLNFGTSDFSISCWFKTNSTFINNTILDKRSNADTSPIGYHVCIYNGNEIVLQLADPANGWYNFRCIPSGITCNDGQWHQVIITVDRDNKQGLKFYVDGSLKGTYDPTIRMGNLDNSSDLMIGGHSSISQYYFTGSLDEVALYPKCLSSEEAGKIYNKKKWNVLVYMDGDCNLEGSMVRDVIRTEKGLKDDDLNVMVLMDRIAGGCSEPDASNDWTGAKLFKLRKSPHDPNNAYLMSSPCLKDYGEVNMGDPKTLEEFIVYCSTNYPAEHTLLIPSNHGVGINGLCLDDTNNYDYLTLSEFQSALASTRTKTGQKIDIISMNACLMQMMETLYQLRNEADFIQGAEETAGAYFIETIVSKIASNPSSTPETVAGFIYQQQYSKTDSCFRMGSSFETFISDFKNFATLLKNKSKYDDIKSSVDNVFRLSVNSYADLMDFVKRVSSNTTDPTVKAAANKLISSYQQCLLWFDICRGSASEAYIGAVPYLGNANGLSICLASGVVSKFKDGVLYDPTITGILSFTTDTDWDEFLYNYYTYIKGITDNFDSQLTGQVPTGYTVSGSTVEVSNKTLRILDSSTTTAVQASKTTTAGTNKTLECSIGAKNITNGIELSICSGSSANKVFNIKILPDGSIKYYNGTTWNALAKENTIKFDQWSRMELKAEGTTNARLFIDDICVGNLSNCGSYSTMDRFVISTSSLTGTGDEVCFDNIVF; translated from the coding sequence TTGAAGTATTTAAGATCTTTTAAACTTTTATGGATTATTCTAGCCACTCTTGCGGCAATCGGAATAACAGGAACGAGTAGCTATGCAGCAGACACATGGGAGGACATGGGTGTGCTTAAACAGGTAGATAGCCCATTAAACGCTCAGTATGAAAGGGTAGTTTGGGATTCTACCAAAGAAGCTTTCGATCTCTACTTTTCTCCACCTACATCTTCGTATTGTTTTCTTAAGTACCTTTCATTTGGTGTGATAACTCAGACGGGATATGACTACAAACTGGTATGGTCAGCCAAATGTGTTAATGGAACTTCTTACATAGACGGTAGAAGCCTGCCTGCTGATGGCAGCTACAGCCAGTCATATGAGACTTATGGTACAACTCTTTCATGGAACGGTATGTCAGGTACCAGCGTGGAGTTAAAAAATGTGAAGCTTATGCGCAAAAAGGTTCATGGTGATTGGGAATACCAAGGTGAAATTAAGTACAACACCAATCCTGTGGATACTGGCTATGAAAAAACGAAGTGGGATGATGTAAGTCAGAATTTTATACTGTCATACGACCCTCCTGCTTCGGGCAGCTATAGCTTCGGCAGACAGCTTTCATTTGAAGGGTTTAAGGAGGAGGGCTACGAGTATAAGCTGGTGTGGAGAGCACAGAAGACTGCCTCTGGGAATACACTCCTTGATAACCGCAATCTGCCCTTAGGAAGCTCAAACTGGAGCCCTGAGTATGAGACACGAGGTTTGGTAATTCCATGGTCAGGTATCTGGCATGTACCTGTAAATATTGACTATGTGAAGCTTTATGTACGCAAGATAAATCCCCATACTGATGCAAATGGTTATTGGGAATTCAATAACGGAAGTGGCGTTGATTGTTCTGGAAATGCTAATAACGGCACTTTTACAAATACTGTTAGTTCCACTGAGCCTGGCGTAGTAGGACAAGGTCTGCTTTTAGATGGTAACAATACAATGATTGTACCCGATAGTAACAATTTGCATTTTGGCGAGGTAGGATCAACAATTAATTTCTGGATGAAAGCACCTAAATTAACTGAAAACGATTATGATGAGATAGTAATGAGTAAATTTATAAGAGATTCGGGAAAGACCAATGGTTTTAGAATGACTCGATCAAACAACGGTTTTCGAGTGGATTATGGTTATAATGACACTAAATTCGGCCAATTTGCAGTGAATGGCATTCCTGCGGATGGCAGCTGGCATATGTATACCTTCACTTTTTATAAAGGTTCTGATAACTTTTATCATTTTAATTGCTTCTGCGATGCCAAGCTGGTAATTGACTCCGTAAATTCCGATAATTTTTTAAATAGTGTTTTTAATAATACTGCGCCTTTAAAGGTTGGGAACATTCAAAGCGGAATTTTACCTGGTATTAATGGCGTAATAGACGAATTAAGTATTTATAGCCATAGTCTTAGTCTAAGTCAAATTAACACCATGTATATTAACGCTTTAGGTCAAAATAAAACAACCTATGATGATAATACTGTTTTAAAACTGTCTTATAATAAGAATACTATAGATACAAGCGGAAAGAAGAATATTGTCACTACATCAGATGGAACAGTACCTGTTTATTCTCCTCATAACGATCTTTATAAGTCAGGCATAGATTTTAATGGTAAGAGCTACACTAAAGTGAAGAATGCTTCTCATCTTAACTTTGGTACAAGTGACTTTTCCATTTCCTGCTGGTTTAAAACAAATAGCACTTTTATTAACAACACTATATTGGACAAGCGTTCTAATGCTGATACATCTCCTATTGGCTATCATGTATGTATATATAATGGGAATGAAATAGTTCTCCAATTGGCAGATCCTGCGAATGGCTGGTACAACTTCCGATGCATTCCTTCTGGGATAACATGCAACGACGGGCAATGGCATCAAGTTATAATTACCGTAGATAGAGATAATAAACAAGGACTTAAATTTTATGTTGATGGTTCACTGAAAGGAACCTATGATCCCACTATAAGAATGGGCAACCTTGACAATTCGTCAGATCTTATGATTGGGGGACATTCATCTATTTCTCAATATTACTTTACTGGCTCCCTCGATGAGGTGGCATTATACCCAAAATGCTTATCCTCAGAAGAAGCAGGTAAGATCTACAATAAAAAGAAATGGAATGTTCTTGTTTATATGGATGGCGATTGCAATTTGGAAGGATCAATGGTAAGGGATGTCATAAGAACAGAAAAGGGGTTAAAAGATGATGATCTCAATGTAATGGTTTTAATGGACAGAATAGCTGGAGGATGCTCAGAACCTGATGCAAGTAACGATTGGACAGGCGCAAAGCTGTTTAAGCTTCGTAAATCTCCACATGATCCAAATAACGCATACCTTATGTCTTCACCTTGTTTAAAAGATTATGGCGAAGTAAATATGGGAGATCCAAAGACCCTTGAGGAATTTATTGTGTATTGCAGTACCAATTATCCTGCTGAACATACATTATTAATCCCTTCAAACCACGGTGTTGGTATAAATGGTTTATGTTTGGATGATACAAACAATTATGATTATTTAACTCTATCTGAGTTTCAAAGTGCTCTTGCATCTACTAGAACGAAAACTGGGCAGAAGATAGATATAATAAGTATGAATGCCTGTCTTATGCAGATGATGGAAACTCTTTATCAATTACGAAATGAAGCGGATTTTATTCAGGGCGCTGAAGAAACAGCAGGGGCTTATTTTATTGAAACAATTGTAAGTAAAATTGCGAGTAATCCAAGTTCTACACCCGAAACAGTTGCTGGTTTTATCTATCAACAGCAATATTCAAAAACAGATTCATGTTTTAGAATGGGGAGCAGCTTTGAAACATTTATTTCGGATTTCAAAAATTTCGCAACTCTTCTTAAAAACAAAAGCAAATATGATGATATAAAAAGCAGTGTAGATAATGTATTTCGACTAAGTGTAAATTCATATGCCGATCTTATGGATTTTGTAAAAAGAGTGTCTTCCAACACCACCGATCCAACTGTTAAGGCGGCTGCAAATAAGCTTATATCTTCATACCAGCAGTGTCTTTTGTGGTTTGATATTTGCAGAGGATCTGCAAGTGAGGCATATATTGGCGCAGTACCTTATCTAGGAAATGCCAATGGGCTTTCAATTTGTCTGGCATCGGGGGTAGTTTCCAAATTTAAAGATGGAGTATTATATGACCCCACAATAACAGGTATACTTTCTTTCACAACTGATACTGATTGGGATGAATTCCTTTATAATTATTATACTTACATAAAAGGCATAACCGATAACTTTGATTCACAACTGACAGGACAAGTTCCAACGGGTTATACTGTATCTGGAAGCACTGTTGAAGTAAGTAACAAAACCCTCAGAATACTAGATTCTTCAACCACTACAGCCGTTCAAGCTTCTAAAACCACTACAGCAGGCACAAATAAAACTTTAGAATGCTCTATCGGAGCAAAAAATATTACCAATGGTATTGAACTTTCCATTTGCAGTGGTAGCAGTGCTAACAAAGTATTTAATATAAAGATACTACCCGATGGCAGTATTAAATATTATAACGGAACAACATGGAATGCTCTAGCAAAGGAAAATACAATAAAGTTTGATCAGTGGAGTAGAATGGAACTCAAGGCTGAAGGGACTACAAATGCTCGTCTTTTTATAGATGATATTTGTGTAGGCAACCTTAGTAATTGTGGAAGTTATTCAACGATGGATCGTTTTGTAATTTCTACCAGTTCATTAACTGGAACGGGAGATGAAGTATGTTTTGACAACATAGTTTTCTGA
- a CDS encoding LamG-like jellyroll fold domain-containing protein encodes MFKKRERQHVHFGGIVRKYGLVTLILVVMSVFMASTAYAKEDNWILQGEMKTLPTVNPVSVSSPLINSSFNTSGNLAISACIPIANPYVVSFVEKINWGNAFEGGAEYKLVWKAKSISGTATVDGHTLPADTWSPEYETKGKTLVWAGSTYNNIEFEYVKLYARDSFFSQYEVTAQWDFKGGSANDASGNGNNGTYIGTIPANIKGKTNEGLSLNGSSGMSVPASNSFCFGDQNFSVSLWYKSTEPGNYTLVDATKRVDGKKSGYYLGTFGTEFYAQVFLDGRYGIASVSNAIKYDGNWHHISIVYDKTLTYSLFIYSDGEILGFSAPKTSTVAGSSNSVPLFVGMSDGGYSGFKGVIDDVTIYKKALDYSEMSVISDASPDVTANAIKKDTVLDINANGNVLDYSQNSNHAIQADGNVPTFEKSKTEPMGKALQFNGKNGLVVPNSPSINFGTEDFSISCWFKTTNTNINNTILDKRDAVGTNWHGYHLSVYNGKDILLQMADDLKGWYNFRGSSPVKLNDGNWHFIAVTIDRDSTQGVKIYIDGQLRSSGNATERWGSIDSTANLLIGKHSDFASNNFIGAIDEVKLFKRVITEAEVKKVYGKKKWNVLLFLNGDNSLEGQQVPKLNDFELTGSTDDINVLVLLDRLENEELDLNQADWTGTRLYYVTKDQYSDYRHCSQLLKDYGELDMSDPKNLQDFISYCQTNYPAEKTLVSISDHGNGLTGISQDETSGNSVMSIAKVKQALTNARTKTNQKIDILLFDACLMQMSEIAYQFRNETDYIVGSEEESNGATLNDMKFYSEFAKNGSRSPEEVMGLFSQFCTQWTFSGIKTKDNAMSSFVTAFNNFSTLLAAKTDLTDIKAAYADSFKMYANRNYIDLINFADNVYAKTTDTNLKNSITALKTAYNNCIVFNKPFYDYSGKVNGLTIFFPTNIYALAFYENEYGYTDSGYDFLASTKWNEFLHVYYP; translated from the coding sequence ATGTTTAAAAAAAGAGAAAGACAACATGTACATTTTGGTGGAATTGTACGGAAGTATGGGCTTGTAACGCTTATACTTGTTGTAATGTCAGTATTTATGGCTTCCACAGCCTATGCAAAAGAGGATAACTGGATTTTGCAGGGAGAGATGAAAACTCTCCCAACAGTGAATCCTGTGAGCGTTTCATCACCGTTGATAAATTCTTCATTTAACACAAGCGGCAATCTTGCAATCTCAGCATGCATACCTATTGCCAATCCATATGTTGTATCTTTTGTTGAGAAAATAAACTGGGGTAATGCATTTGAGGGGGGAGCTGAATACAAGCTTGTATGGAAAGCAAAATCCATATCCGGTACGGCTACAGTAGATGGACACACTTTACCTGCAGATACCTGGAGCCCTGAGTATGAGACAAAGGGAAAAACACTTGTATGGGCTGGCTCCACCTATAATAACATTGAGTTTGAATATGTAAAACTTTATGCCAGAGATAGTTTTTTCAGCCAATATGAAGTAACTGCCCAGTGGGATTTTAAGGGCGGATCGGCCAATGATGCCTCTGGTAATGGCAATAATGGAACTTATATCGGAACCATACCAGCCAACATTAAAGGGAAGACAAATGAGGGACTAAGCCTTAACGGTAGTAGTGGTATGAGTGTTCCAGCCAGCAACAGCTTCTGTTTTGGAGATCAGAATTTTTCTGTAAGCTTATGGTACAAGTCAACTGAACCAGGAAATTATACCCTTGTTGATGCCACAAAGAGAGTAGATGGAAAAAAATCAGGTTACTATCTTGGTACGTTTGGAACTGAGTTCTATGCACAGGTATTTTTAGATGGCAGGTATGGAATCGCATCCGTTTCAAATGCCATTAAATATGATGGTAATTGGCATCATATTTCTATTGTCTATGACAAAACTCTGACTTACAGCCTTTTTATATACTCTGATGGGGAAATCCTTGGTTTTTCAGCACCGAAAACCAGCACAGTTGCAGGTTCATCCAACTCAGTTCCATTATTTGTAGGTATGAGTGATGGTGGTTATTCAGGTTTTAAAGGTGTAATCGATGATGTGACAATCTATAAAAAAGCATTAGATTATAGTGAAATGTCAGTTATTTCAGATGCAAGTCCTGATGTGACTGCAAATGCAATAAAAAAAGACACTGTGCTTGATATTAACGCAAATGGAAATGTTCTTGATTATAGCCAAAATTCAAATCATGCTATTCAAGCAGACGGTAATGTACCGACTTTTGAAAAGTCAAAAACCGAGCCTATGGGTAAGGCATTACAGTTTAACGGAAAGAATGGTTTAGTTGTCCCAAATTCACCATCAATAAATTTCGGTACAGAAGATTTTTCAATTTCGTGCTGGTTTAAAACCACAAATACTAACATCAACAATACAATTCTTGACAAACGTGATGCTGTGGGGACTAACTGGCATGGTTATCATTTAAGTGTTTATAACGGAAAAGACATTCTATTGCAAATGGCGGACGATCTAAAAGGCTGGTACAACTTCCGTGGATCTTCACCAGTAAAACTCAATGACGGAAACTGGCATTTTATAGCAGTTACGATTGACCGCGACAGCACCCAGGGTGTGAAAATCTACATTGACGGGCAGCTCCGTTCCAGCGGCAATGCTACCGAAAGATGGGGAAGTATTGACTCTACCGCAAATCTTTTGATAGGAAAACACAGTGATTTTGCATCCAATAATTTTATTGGTGCAATTGACGAAGTTAAGCTCTTTAAAAGGGTTATAACTGAGGCTGAAGTAAAGAAAGTTTATGGCAAAAAGAAATGGAATGTACTTCTTTTCTTAAATGGAGATAATAGTCTTGAGGGCCAGCAGGTTCCCAAACTTAATGATTTTGAATTGACAGGATCTACTGATGATATAAATGTTCTTGTCCTCCTTGATAGACTTGAAAATGAGGAGTTAGATTTAAACCAAGCAGATTGGACAGGTACAAGACTTTATTATGTTACAAAAGACCAGTATTCAGATTACCGCCATTGTTCTCAACTATTGAAAGACTACGGTGAATTGGATATGTCGGATCCGAAAAATCTTCAAGATTTCATTTCATACTGCCAGACAAACTACCCAGCTGAAAAAACTTTAGTCTCAATATCTGATCATGGGAATGGACTAACTGGAATAAGTCAGGATGAGACTTCAGGCAATAGTGTTATGAGTATTGCAAAGGTAAAGCAGGCTCTTACAAATGCACGTACAAAGACAAACCAGAAGATAGATATTCTGCTTTTTGATGCATGCCTTATGCAGATGTCTGAAATTGCATATCAGTTCAGAAATGAAACCGATTACATTGTTGGTAGTGAAGAAGAATCTAATGGCGCAACATTAAATGATATGAAATTTTATTCTGAGTTTGCAAAAAACGGATCAAGAAGCCCAGAAGAAGTTATGGGACTGTTTTCACAATTCTGCACACAATGGACTTTTTCAGGGATCAAGACAAAAGATAATGCTATGTCAAGCTTTGTTACCGCCTTTAATAATTTCTCAACACTTTTGGCAGCAAAGACTGATTTAACAGACATAAAAGCAGCATATGCAGATTCCTTCAAAATGTATGCCAACAGGAATTACATTGATTTAATCAATTTTGCAGACAATGTATATGCCAAAACAACCGATACCAACCTCAAGAACTCTATTACTGCACTAAAAACAGCTTATAATAATTGTATCGTTTTTAACAAACCTTTTTACGACTACAGTGGTAAAGTAAATGGACTTACTATATTCTTCCCTACAAATATATATGCACTTGCTTTCTATGAAAATGAATACGGTTATACCGATTCAGGATATGATTTCCTTGCAAGTACAAAATGGAATGAGTTTTTGCATGTTTATTATCCTTAA
- a CDS encoding methyl-accepting chemotaxis protein produces MLKKFDISLRSKLSGSFIILLLISSLVIGMYAGKKARSTVEDAVGKSALNIANSIVGLIDVDKMNQLKTKEDMDSDYYKELHDKLLAMKDSVGLKYLYTMRKTDDGKYIYLVDGTPYDSENMSMLGDEEEELDKALEASFEGIGGYIINITEGWGDLISAYVPIKDKTGKIVGILAADFEAGYALEALDKMKSSIIIVILVINLIGIIISRKVSYLLVRSLKELENKAEIAKQGDLTVDININSRDEIGRLTQAFKDLIGSMADITKNIRYNTKNVLIHTNELSISANETSKATEEITTAINSIADGTIEQVKSVEEVSKTMDEAFSNIERVINQADLLSDSSNQAMDGVQKVSDIFKDTMVMVNLVNSTVDNTAEIIQKLGARSKEIESFSEAISQIAKQTNLLALNAAIEAARAGENGRGFAIVSDQVKVLAEQSNHASKQINNIVNMMQKEIEGAVAFIQKGVIQASEGVDSVKRVESVLENMYASTKNAYLSVEDVISAVHVIKDSGRLVLDGTKKLVDISKGFSLSSQGVASSTQEQLAVMHDMENCIDRLNHMAIDLEKEVNKFKVE; encoded by the coding sequence ATGCTTAAAAAATTTGATATTTCTTTAAGATCAAAGCTTAGTGGTAGTTTTATTATACTTTTATTGATATCTTCACTTGTTATAGGTATGTATGCCGGTAAAAAAGCCAGATCAACTGTTGAAGATGCAGTTGGAAAATCAGCATTGAATATAGCTAATTCTATAGTAGGTTTAATTGATGTTGACAAGATGAATCAACTCAAGACTAAAGAGGATATGGATAGCGATTATTACAAGGAACTTCATGACAAATTGCTTGCTATGAAAGATTCTGTAGGACTCAAATATCTATATACAATGAGAAAGACCGATGATGGAAAGTATATTTACCTAGTTGATGGAACTCCTTATGATAGTGAAAACATGTCTATGCTTGGCGATGAGGAGGAGGAACTAGACAAAGCTTTGGAAGCTAGTTTTGAAGGAATTGGTGGTTATATAATAAATATTACTGAAGGGTGGGGAGATTTAATTTCTGCGTATGTTCCTATTAAAGATAAAACAGGTAAAATCGTTGGAATATTAGCTGCAGATTTTGAAGCGGGATATGCGCTTGAGGCTTTGGACAAGATGAAAAGCAGTATTATAATAGTAATTCTTGTGATAAATTTGATTGGAATAATCATAAGCAGAAAGGTATCGTATCTCCTGGTACGTTCACTAAAGGAGTTGGAGAATAAAGCAGAGATAGCAAAACAAGGTGATTTGACAGTAGATATTAACATAAACAGCCGTGATGAGATTGGACGGTTGACTCAAGCATTTAAGGATTTGATAGGAAGTATGGCTGATATTACAAAGAATATTAGATATAATACAAAAAATGTTTTAATTCATACTAATGAATTGAGTATTAGTGCAAATGAAACAAGCAAGGCCACGGAAGAAATAACAACAGCAATAAACTCTATTGCAGATGGTACTATAGAACAGGTTAAAAGTGTTGAAGAAGTTTCAAAGACAATGGACGAAGCCTTTAGTAATATAGAAAGAGTGATAAATCAAGCTGATTTGTTATCTGATTCGTCAAATCAAGCTATGGATGGTGTTCAAAAGGTATCAGATATATTCAAGGATACAATGGTAATGGTAAACCTTGTGAATAGCACTGTTGATAATACGGCTGAAATTATCCAAAAGTTGGGGGCCAGATCAAAAGAGATAGAGTCTTTTAGTGAAGCTATTTCGCAAATAGCTAAGCAAACCAATTTGCTTGCATTGAATGCGGCAATCGAAGCAGCAAGAGCTGGTGAAAACGGAAGAGGATTTGCCATTGTGTCTGATCAGGTTAAAGTATTGGCAGAACAATCAAATCATGCAAGCAAGCAAATAAACAATATCGTAAATATGATGCAGAAAGAAATTGAAGGTGCGGTCGCCTTCATACAAAAAGGTGTAATTCAGGCGAGCGAAGGGGTTGATTCTGTTAAACGTGTTGAATCAGTTCTGGAAAACATGTATGCCTCAACCAAGAATGCTTATTTGAGTGTTGAAGATGTTATAAGTGCTGTACATGTTATAAAGGATTCTGGTAGATTAGTACTAGACGGAACGAAAAAACTTGTGGATATTTCAAAGGGATTTAGTTTAAGCAGTCAGGGAGTAGCATCCTCTACACAGGAACAACTGGCTGTTATGCATGATATGGAAAACTGCATTGATAGATTAAATCACATGGCAATTGATCTAGAGAAGGAAGTTAATAAGTTTAAAGTAGAATAG